The following are from one region of the Streptomyces tuirus genome:
- a CDS encoding helix-turn-helix domain-containing protein: protein MTTHPSAAEQGVGPLLRAWREQRRVSQLELALRADSSARHISFVETGRSRPSEEMVLRLAEHLDVPVRERNALLLAAGYAPRYPETPLDDPALGALREGIERLIGGYEPYPALVVDALYNVVAANRGIMTLVEGVAGSLLEPPLNAMRLALHPQGLAPRIRNLRAWRGHLLEQMERQIALHRSEPLRALYEEVAAYPVPEADPADEPSEPVPYFALPLRIEHEGRTLSFISSISTFNTPMDVTVAELAIETLLPADPATVKYLQELMS from the coding sequence ATGACCACTCACCCGTCCGCCGCCGAGCAGGGCGTGGGCCCGCTGCTGCGGGCCTGGCGGGAGCAGCGGCGGGTCAGCCAGCTGGAGCTGGCCCTGCGAGCGGACTCCTCGGCCCGCCACATCAGCTTCGTCGAGACCGGCCGCTCCCGGCCCAGCGAGGAGATGGTGCTGCGGCTGGCCGAGCATCTGGACGTCCCCGTGCGGGAGCGCAACGCGCTGCTGCTGGCGGCCGGTTACGCCCCCCGCTATCCGGAGACCCCGCTGGACGACCCGGCGCTGGGCGCGCTGCGTGAGGGTATCGAGCGGCTGATCGGCGGCTACGAGCCGTATCCGGCGCTGGTGGTGGACGCGCTGTACAACGTGGTCGCCGCCAACCGGGGGATCATGACGCTGGTCGAGGGTGTCGCCGGGTCGCTGCTGGAGCCGCCGCTGAACGCGATGCGGCTGGCCCTGCACCCACAGGGCCTCGCACCGCGGATCCGCAATCTGCGCGCCTGGCGGGGGCATCTGCTGGAGCAGATGGAGCGGCAGATCGCGCTGCACCGCTCGGAGCCGCTGCGGGCGCTGTACGAGGAGGTGGCGGCGTATCCGGTGCCCGAAGCGGATCCCGCGGACGAGCCGTCCGAGCCGGTGCCGTACTTCGCGCTGCCGCTGCGGATCGAGCACGAGGGGCGGACGCTGTCGTTCATCTCCTCGATCTCCACGTTCAACACGCCGATGGACGTGACGGTCGCCGAGCTGGCCATCGAGACGCTGCTCCCGGCCGACCCGGCGACGGTCAAGTACCTTCAGGAGCTCATGTCCTGA
- a CDS encoding 4a-hydroxytetrahydrobiopterin dehydratase — translation MPVEPLSQKEVEDRLAELPGWSLDKDHLIRSYRLGSHFAATAMVVHIAQVQEELNHHSDLTLGYNTVSLAVHTHSAGGAVTEKDFELARRVEDLAPGHGAH, via the coding sequence ATGCCCGTCGAACCGCTGTCGCAGAAGGAGGTCGAGGACCGGCTGGCCGAGCTGCCGGGCTGGTCGCTCGACAAGGACCACCTCATCCGCTCCTACCGGCTCGGCTCGCACTTCGCGGCGACGGCGATGGTCGTGCACATCGCCCAGGTCCAGGAGGAACTGAACCACCACTCCGACCTCACGCTCGGCTACAACACCGTCTCCCTGGCCGTGCACACGCACAGCGCGGGCGGCGCCGTCACCGAGAAGGACTTCGAGCTCGCCCGCAGGGTGGAGGACCTCGCCCCCGGGCACGGGGCACACTGA
- a CDS encoding class I SAM-dependent methyltransferase produces the protein MLDYDKEAERYDASRGGEPRAAAAAQAVLRLVPPGTGRLLDVACGTGIVTRRLAAAREDLRVTGVDLAAAMARQASTRLPGAVVRADSRQLPFRDGQFDAVCSVWLLHLAAGPAEVRSIVGECARVLRPGGVYITTVDKAASHNVGSDIDVVLSSRPPSPVRDAAADVESAAAAHGLLPAGQARFTGHGQGRSPRRTIADLRRGWFVTLPPGDPLAGGFATRLSRLPDQERPRPDPVFSLRSFRKAG, from the coding sequence GTGCTCGACTACGACAAGGAAGCGGAGCGGTACGACGCCTCGCGGGGCGGCGAGCCCCGGGCGGCCGCCGCCGCGCAAGCCGTGCTGCGTCTCGTTCCGCCCGGCACGGGCCGTCTGCTCGACGTCGCCTGCGGCACCGGCATCGTGACCCGCCGGCTCGCGGCCGCCCGCGAGGACCTGCGGGTGACCGGCGTCGACCTCGCCGCCGCGATGGCCCGGCAGGCCTCCACCCGGCTCCCCGGCGCCGTCGTGCGCGCCGACAGCCGACAACTGCCGTTCCGGGACGGGCAGTTCGACGCCGTGTGCAGTGTATGGCTGCTGCACCTGGCCGCCGGGCCCGCAGAGGTGCGGAGCATCGTGGGCGAGTGCGCCCGGGTGCTGCGGCCCGGCGGGGTCTACATCACGACGGTCGACAAGGCCGCCTCCCACAACGTCGGCAGTGACATCGATGTCGTCCTGTCCTCCCGGCCGCCCAGCCCGGTCCGGGACGCGGCGGCTGACGTCGAGTCCGCGGCCGCCGCGCACGGCCTGCTGCCGGCCGGGCAGGCCCGCTTCACCGGTCACGGCCAGGGCCGCAGCCCTCGCCGCACCATCGCCGACCTGCGCCGGGGCTGGTTCGTCACCCTGCCGCCCGGCGACCCCCTCGCCGGCGGCTTCGCCACCCGGCTATCCCGCCTCCCCGACCAGGAACGGCCGCGCCCCGACCCGGTGTTCAGCCTCCGCTCGTTCCGGAAGGCCGGGTGA
- a CDS encoding class I SAM-dependent methyltransferase, with product MAHDHNHDHVHRQGHGHRHDHTDIDWAAMAPMLESEAELFTSMYDKALAWLAKEVTEPGLIVDAGSGPGVVSCLFAETFPGARIVAVDGSEPLLERARARAQRQGVADRFGTVAGELPDVLDELDYPADLLWASRTLHHLGDQRAGLAAFAARLAPGGTLALMEGGLPARFLPRDIGIGRPGLQARMDALEEEWFTQMRQDLQGHVAEPENWPALLSAAGLKHTRTHSFLLDLPAPAPDRARAHVVERLTRFRDTLAEGLDHDDRATLDRLLDPGDKASLHRRQDVFVLAAHTVHTAVRPA from the coding sequence ATGGCGCACGACCACAACCACGATCACGTCCACCGGCAGGGCCACGGCCACCGCCACGACCACACCGACATCGACTGGGCGGCCATGGCCCCGATGCTGGAGTCCGAGGCGGAGCTGTTCACGTCGATGTACGACAAGGCCCTGGCGTGGCTGGCGAAGGAGGTGACCGAACCAGGTCTGATCGTCGACGCGGGCAGTGGGCCCGGCGTCGTGTCGTGCCTGTTCGCCGAGACGTTCCCGGGCGCCCGGATCGTGGCCGTGGACGGCTCGGAGCCGCTGCTGGAGCGGGCCCGGGCCCGGGCGCAGCGTCAGGGGGTGGCCGACCGCTTCGGCACGGTCGCCGGGGAACTGCCGGACGTACTCGACGAGTTGGACTATCCGGCCGATCTGCTGTGGGCGAGCCGCACCCTGCACCACCTCGGCGACCAGCGGGCGGGGCTCGCCGCGTTCGCGGCGCGGCTCGCGCCCGGCGGCACCCTGGCCCTCATGGAGGGCGGGCTGCCCGCCCGGTTCCTGCCCCGCGACATCGGCATCGGCCGCCCCGGCCTCCAGGCGCGCATGGACGCGCTGGAGGAGGAGTGGTTCACGCAGATGCGGCAGGACCTCCAGGGCCATGTCGCCGAGCCGGAGAACTGGCCCGCCCTGCTGTCCGCGGCGGGCCTGAAGCACACCCGGACGCACAGCTTCCTGCTGGACCTTCCCGCCCCGGCCCCGGACCGCGCCCGTGCCCATGTCGTCGAGCGCCTGACCCGCTTCCGCGACACCCTCGCGGAGGGCCTCGACCACGACGACCGCGCCACCCTCGACCGCCTCCTCGACCCGGGCGACAAGGCGAGCCTGCATCGCCGCCAGGACGTGTTCGTGCTGGCGGCCCACACCGTGCACACGGCGGTCCGGCCCGCCTAG
- a CDS encoding aldo/keto reductase: MPQLGFGVWQVPDDEAEKAVATALEAGYRSIDTAAIYGNEEGTGKAIAGSGVPREELFVTTKLWNADQEYDSTLRAFDTSLDKLGLDFVDLYLIHWPTPERGLYVETYKAFEKLYADGRIRAIGVSNFLPEHLEKLIGETSVVPAVNQIELHPHLQQGASRAYHAEHGIATEAWSPLGQGKGLLEVPAIVAIARKHERTPAQVVLRWHIQLGNVVIPKSVTPSRIKENIDVFDFSLDDEDLAAISALNEDRRIGPDPAEFNGA, encoded by the coding sequence ATGCCCCAGCTGGGCTTCGGCGTCTGGCAGGTGCCGGACGACGAGGCCGAGAAGGCCGTCGCGACGGCGCTGGAGGCCGGGTACCGCAGCATCGACACAGCGGCGATCTACGGCAACGAGGAGGGCACTGGCAAGGCCATCGCCGGCTCCGGCGTCCCCCGCGAGGAGCTCTTCGTCACCACGAAGCTCTGGAACGCCGACCAGGAATACGACTCCACGCTGCGTGCCTTCGACACCTCGCTGGACAAGCTCGGCCTGGACTTCGTCGACCTGTACCTCATCCACTGGCCGACGCCGGAGCGCGGTCTGTACGTCGAGACCTACAAGGCGTTCGAGAAGCTGTACGCCGACGGCCGGATCCGGGCCATCGGCGTCTCCAACTTCCTGCCCGAGCACCTGGAGAAGCTGATCGGCGAGACGTCGGTCGTCCCGGCGGTGAACCAGATCGAGCTGCACCCGCACCTGCAGCAGGGCGCCTCCCGCGCGTACCACGCGGAGCACGGCATCGCCACGGAGGCCTGGTCGCCGCTCGGCCAGGGCAAGGGCCTGCTGGAGGTCCCGGCGATCGTCGCCATCGCCCGCAAGCACGAGCGCACTCCGGCCCAGGTCGTGCTGCGCTGGCACATCCAGCTGGGCAATGTGGTGATCCCGAAGTCCGTGACGCCGTCGCGGATCAAGGAGAACATCGACGTCTTCGACTTCAGCCTCGACGACGAGGACCTGGCCGCGATCAGCGCCCTGAACGAGGACCGCCGCATCGGCCCGGACCCGGCGGAGTTCAACGGCGCCTGA
- a CDS encoding AMP-dependent synthetase/ligase: MREFTNPPLASAPPVGGLADVVFEHAQEDPLHIALGRKDDAGQWRDVTAAEFRDEVLALAKGLLASGIRFGDRVAIMSRTRYEWTLFDYALWTIGAQVVPVYPTSSAEQCFWMLFDAEVTAAVVEHEDHAMTIATVIDRLPQLRRLWQLDSGAVHELYDAGAHLDDEVVHRHRQAVTPDSVATIIYTSGTTGRPKGCVISHGNFMYEADTVIERWEPVFHSKRGDEAATLLFLPLAHVFGRMVQVAGIRGKVKFGHQPQLNAAALLPDLAAFKPTFFLAVPYIFEKVFNAARRKAEKEGRSGPFEKAVDVAIRYADAMEAKAWGTGPGPSAGLRMQHQLFDKLVYTKIRAAMGGRIKHAMSGGSAMDRRLGLFFAGAGVHIYEGYGLTESTAAATANPPGRTRFGTVGQPIPGMTVHIADDGEIWLHGDNVFQGYLNNQKATDATLHDGWLATGDLGTLDEDGFLTITGRKKEILVTSGGKSVSPGVLEERVRDHPLVNQCIVVGNDRPYIAALVTLDQEAVEHWLAMRAKPQMSPAELVRDPDLETEVRRAVVAANTLVSQAESIRTFRILAQPFTEEHGLLTPSLKLKRKAIEKAYENEVDALYRA, encoded by the coding sequence TTGCGCGAGTTCACCAACCCTCCGTTGGCGTCGGCACCTCCGGTGGGCGGTCTGGCCGACGTGGTCTTCGAGCATGCCCAGGAGGACCCGCTGCACATCGCGCTGGGCCGCAAGGACGACGCGGGCCAGTGGCGGGATGTCACCGCCGCCGAGTTCCGCGACGAGGTGCTCGCCCTGGCCAAGGGCCTGCTGGCGAGTGGCATCCGGTTCGGCGACCGGGTCGCGATCATGTCGCGCACCCGCTACGAGTGGACCCTCTTCGACTACGCGCTGTGGACGATCGGCGCCCAGGTCGTGCCGGTCTACCCGACGTCCTCGGCCGAGCAGTGCTTCTGGATGCTCTTCGACGCCGAGGTGACGGCCGCGGTCGTGGAGCACGAGGACCACGCCATGACGATCGCCACCGTCATCGACCGGCTCCCCCAGCTGCGCCGCCTGTGGCAGCTGGACTCCGGGGCCGTGCACGAGCTGTACGACGCGGGCGCGCACCTCGACGACGAGGTGGTGCACCGCCACCGGCAGGCCGTCACCCCCGACTCGGTCGCCACGATCATCTACACCTCGGGCACCACCGGCCGCCCCAAGGGCTGCGTCATCTCGCACGGCAACTTCATGTACGAGGCGGACACCGTCATCGAGCGCTGGGAGCCGGTGTTCCACTCCAAGCGCGGCGACGAGGCGGCGACCCTGCTGTTCCTGCCGCTCGCGCACGTCTTCGGGCGCATGGTCCAGGTCGCCGGCATCCGGGGCAAGGTGAAGTTCGGCCATCAGCCGCAGCTGAACGCGGCGGCCCTGCTGCCGGACCTGGCGGCGTTCAAGCCGACGTTCTTCCTGGCCGTGCCGTACATCTTCGAGAAGGTGTTCAACGCGGCCCGCCGCAAGGCCGAGAAGGAGGGCCGCTCCGGCCCCTTCGAGAAGGCCGTCGACGTCGCCATCAGGTACGCGGACGCGATGGAGGCCAAGGCCTGGGGCACCGGCCCCGGGCCGTCGGCGGGCCTGCGCATGCAGCACCAGCTGTTCGACAAGCTCGTCTACACCAAGATCCGCGCCGCGATGGGCGGGCGCATCAAGCACGCCATGTCCGGCGGCTCGGCGATGGACCGCCGGCTCGGGCTGTTCTTCGCCGGGGCGGGCGTGCACATCTACGAGGGCTACGGCCTGACGGAGTCCACGGCCGCCGCCACCGCCAACCCGCCCGGCCGCACCCGCTTCGGCACGGTCGGGCAGCCCATCCCCGGCATGACCGTGCACATCGCGGACGACGGCGAGATCTGGCTGCACGGCGACAACGTCTTCCAGGGGTACCTCAACAACCAGAAGGCCACCGACGCCACCCTGCACGACGGCTGGCTCGCCACCGGCGACCTCGGCACGCTGGACGAGGACGGCTTCCTCACCATCACCGGCCGCAAGAAGGAGATCCTGGTCACCTCCGGCGGCAAGAGTGTGTCGCCCGGTGTGCTGGAGGAACGCGTCCGGGACCATCCGCTGGTCAACCAGTGCATCGTCGTGGGCAACGACCGCCCGTACATCGCCGCCCTGGTCACCCTCGACCAGGAGGCCGTGGAGCACTGGCTGGCCATGCGGGCCAAACCGCAGATGTCCCCCGCGGAGCTGGTGCGCGACCCGGACCTGGAGACGGAGGTGCGCCGCGCGGTGGTCGCCGCCAACACCCTCGTCTCGCAGGCCGAGTCGATCCGCACCTTCCGCATACTCGCCCAGCCGTTCACCGAGGAGCACGGGCTGCTGACCCCGTCCCTGAAGCTGAAGCGGAAGGCGATCGAGAAAGCGTACGAGAACGAGGTCGACGCGCTCTACCGGGCGTGA
- a CDS encoding LysR substrate-binding domain-containing protein produces MYDTSQLRTFLSVAQTLSFTQAARRLGLRQSTVSQHVRRLEDAAGRTLFTRDTHSVELTEDGEAMLGFARRILEVHEQAAAFFTGTRLRGRLRFGASEDFVLTRLPEILEGFRHEHPEVDLELTVELSGTLHEQLAAGKLDLVLAKRRPEDTRGELVRHDRLVWIGAERLRLDPDRPVPLIVYPPPGITRALALEALERQGRDWRVVCTSGSLNGLVAAARAGLGVMAHSRGLIPPGLVRVPDRAGLPELGQVDFVLVHGRRRPSAQGAADALAAAILAGGDRLHHSERKGL; encoded by the coding sequence ATGTACGACACGTCCCAGTTGCGCACGTTCCTGTCGGTGGCGCAGACGCTGAGCTTCACGCAGGCCGCACGGCGGCTCGGACTGCGGCAGTCGACGGTCAGCCAGCACGTGCGGCGACTGGAGGACGCCGCCGGGCGCACGCTGTTCACCCGGGACACGCACTCCGTGGAGCTGACGGAGGACGGCGAGGCCATGCTCGGCTTCGCGCGCCGGATCCTGGAGGTGCACGAGCAGGCGGCGGCGTTCTTCACGGGCACCCGGTTGCGCGGCCGGCTGCGCTTCGGCGCCTCGGAGGACTTCGTGCTGACCCGGCTGCCGGAGATCCTGGAGGGCTTCCGGCACGAGCACCCGGAGGTCGACCTGGAGCTGACGGTCGAGCTGTCGGGCACGCTGCACGAGCAGCTGGCCGCCGGGAAGCTGGACCTCGTCCTGGCCAAGCGGCGCCCCGAGGACACGCGGGGCGAGCTGGTCCGGCACGACCGGCTGGTGTGGATCGGGGCGGAGCGCCTCCGGCTCGACCCGGACCGCCCGGTGCCGCTGATCGTCTACCCGCCGCCGGGCATCACCCGCGCGCTCGCCCTGGAGGCCCTGGAGCGGCAGGGCCGGGACTGGCGCGTGGTGTGCACCAGCGGGAGCCTCAACGGTCTGGTCGCGGCGGCCCGGGCCGGTCTCGGGGTGATGGCCCACTCCCGGGGTCTCATCCCGCCCGGACTGGTGCGGGTCCCGGACCGGGCGGGGCTGCCGGAGCTGGGGCAGGTCGACTTCGTTCTCGTCCACGGCCGGCGCCGGCCCTCGGCGCAGGGCGCCGCGGACGCCCTGGCGGCGGCGATCCTGGCAGGTGGGGACCGTCTGCACCACAGCGAGCGCAAGGGGCTCTGA
- a CDS encoding bile acid:sodium symporter family protein, with the protein MPIDPYIVLLLGTVGLAALFPARGSAADVASGASTAAVALLFFLYGARLSTREALDGLRHWRLHITVLACTFLVFPLLGLAARGLVPVVLTHPLYQGLLFLTLVPSTVQSSIAFTSMARGNVPAAICAGSFSSLVGIVATPLLAASLLGGNGGGFSAGSLLKIVLQLLVPFLAGQLLRRWIGDFVTRHRKVLALVDRGSILLVVYTAFSAGMVQGIWHQVSPARLGGLVVVEAVILAVMLLLTWYGGKALRFGRADRIAIQFAGSKKSLAAGLPMASVLFGAQAALAVLPLMLFHQMQLIVCAVIAKRRGREAAAEVTARQPVATTRTVVGTGTRSG; encoded by the coding sequence ATGCCGATCGACCCCTACATCGTGCTGCTCCTCGGGACGGTGGGTCTCGCCGCACTGTTCCCGGCACGCGGGTCGGCCGCGGATGTCGCCTCCGGTGCCTCCACGGCGGCGGTCGCCCTCCTGTTCTTCCTGTACGGCGCCCGGCTGTCCACCCGTGAGGCGCTCGACGGGCTGCGGCACTGGCGGCTCCACATCACGGTCCTGGCCTGCACCTTCCTCGTCTTCCCGCTGCTCGGGCTCGCGGCCCGCGGCCTGGTGCCGGTGGTCCTGACGCACCCGCTCTACCAGGGCCTGCTCTTCCTCACGCTCGTCCCCTCGACCGTGCAGTCGTCGATCGCCTTCACCTCGATGGCCCGCGGCAACGTGCCCGCCGCGATCTGCGCGGGCTCCTTCTCCTCCCTCGTCGGCATCGTCGCCACCCCGTTGCTCGCGGCCTCACTGCTCGGCGGCAACGGGGGCGGGTTCTCCGCCGGCTCGCTGCTGAAGATCGTGCTGCAACTGCTGGTGCCGTTCCTCGCCGGGCAGCTGCTGCGCCGCTGGATCGGAGACTTCGTCACCCGGCACAGGAAGGTCCTCGCCCTGGTGGACCGCGGCTCGATCCTGCTCGTCGTCTACACCGCGTTCAGCGCGGGCATGGTGCAGGGCATCTGGCACCAGGTCAGCCCCGCCCGGCTCGGCGGCCTGGTCGTCGTCGAGGCCGTGATCCTCGCGGTGATGCTGCTGCTGACCTGGTACGGCGGCAAGGCGCTGCGCTTCGGCCGGGCGGACCGCATCGCGATCCAGTTCGCCGGCTCGAAGAAGTCCCTGGCCGCCGGGCTGCCCATGGCGAGCGTCCTGTTCGGCGCGCAGGCGGCACTCGCCGTGCTGCCGCTGATGCTCTTCCACCAGATGCAGCTGATCGTGTGCGCGGTGATCGCCAAGCGGCGCGGCCGGGAAGCGGCGGCGGAGGTCACCGCGCGGCAGCCAGTCGCAACGACACGAACCGTGGTCGGTACAGGGACACGTTCCGGCTGA
- a CDS encoding DUF4185 domain-containing protein yields MPDDSGAVRARQRTGTGIGLLLVLVLGAALLIALPGDEGPDDDVCQARTVGSWKADDGLTAEFARYGDDAGRTDDWTGGDGTHSVRLPDGRVLWLFSDTYLGRVYGPPNPHGESYAWRDAGTPLVRNSAVLMRDGRLDTTLPAPLFADPAPGRWRWPVAARVEPRSPGSPEQVVRVLLWVRTAGQAPWIYGVPTATEVATLSLPDLRLESIAEVLGQQLVPDPSRRVLFGTTLIEEDGWTYVFGGDDGRAASRPASHAYAARVPEGALGDPSAWQYWSGSAWVPGARPRPVLGDGRRKGVGSAFSVVREGGTYVLFTMAAGPKGLTTIASYWACSPAGPWHGPAKEFSPPLPEGQVAAYNPQAHPVLSGEGRLVLSYDVNWLDTTGAADRLSRNVSLYRPRFVSLRLAAAR; encoded by the coding sequence GTGCCCGACGACTCAGGAGCAGTACGAGCACGACAGCGCACGGGAACCGGGATCGGCCTGCTGCTGGTCCTGGTCCTCGGCGCCGCCCTGCTCATCGCCCTGCCGGGCGACGAAGGTCCGGACGACGACGTCTGTCAGGCCCGCACCGTCGGTTCCTGGAAGGCGGACGACGGCCTCACCGCGGAGTTCGCCCGCTACGGCGACGACGCGGGCCGCACGGACGACTGGACCGGCGGGGACGGCACCCACTCGGTGCGGCTGCCGGACGGCCGGGTGCTGTGGCTGTTCTCGGACACCTATCTGGGCCGGGTGTACGGCCCGCCCAACCCGCACGGCGAGTCCTACGCCTGGCGGGACGCCGGCACGCCGCTGGTGCGCAACTCGGCGGTGCTGATGCGCGACGGCCGGCTCGACACCACCCTGCCCGCCCCGCTGTTCGCCGACCCGGCCCCGGGCCGGTGGCGCTGGCCGGTCGCCGCCCGCGTCGAACCCCGCTCCCCCGGCTCCCCGGAGCAGGTCGTCCGGGTGCTGCTGTGGGTGCGCACGGCAGGACAGGCCCCCTGGATCTACGGCGTGCCCACCGCCACCGAGGTCGCCACGCTGTCACTGCCGGACCTGCGCCTGGAGTCGATCGCCGAGGTGCTCGGCCAGCAGCTGGTCCCGGACCCGTCCCGGCGGGTGCTGTTCGGTACGACGCTGATCGAGGAGGACGGCTGGACCTATGTGTTCGGCGGCGACGACGGCCGGGCCGCCTCCCGGCCCGCCTCGCACGCGTACGCGGCCCGCGTGCCGGAGGGCGCGCTCGGCGATCCGTCGGCCTGGCAGTACTGGAGCGGTTCGGCGTGGGTGCCCGGCGCCCGCCCCCGGCCCGTGCTGGGGGACGGGCGGCGCAAGGGCGTGGGCAGCGCGTTCTCGGTCGTCCGGGAGGGCGGCACATATGTGCTGTTCACGATGGCCGCCGGTCCGAAGGGGCTGACCACCATCGCCTCCTACTGGGCCTGCTCGCCCGCCGGGCCGTGGCACGGTCCGGCGAAGGAGTTCAGCCCGCCGCTGCCCGAGGGACAGGTCGCCGCCTACAACCCGCAGGCGCATCCGGTGCTGAGCGGAGAGGGGCGGCTCGTGCTGAGCTACGACGTCAACTGGCTGGACACCACCGGCGCCGCCGACCGGCTCAGCCGGAACGTGTCCCTGTACCGACCACGGTTCGTGTCGTTGCGACTGGCTGCCGCGCGGTGA
- a CDS encoding sialidase family protein → MPSSLRARLRCTLTAAVAAGTLLAPTAPVAYGQPTSKSAEFDQQVLFKASQDPGYACFRIPAIVRTTSGALLAFAEGRVLNCGDAADIDIVVKRSTDGGRTWGPLQVVTEGAGDTHGNPAPVVDRETGRIVLAETYNTGRTDAGNCTVPCDRTPHLQYSDDDGRTWSKPRDLSDEILPEHWNSWYATGPVHGIQLTRGKHAGRLVIGVNTETWNGSRVSANHAALVVSDDGGDSWRVGATDTWPIGQDGVFRQKPSEVTLTERADGALLVSGREQDGTDLGHRSQTVSTDGGDSFAGPFRDLPGLYTPQVQGATLRLGDRMLLSAPADPDRRRTMMVRSSYDGGRTWESVDRGTVVTTDWSGYSDMAALDGSTVGLLYEGGAVDARDEIRFARFTEDWLKPRRGADPTTRDAAAGARPAAVLGGARRTAGVRGGALAFDGTDDAVRLPYRSRLPLGEGDFTASLHVRYTATSGEQPFLWMGGIGTTQPQIWLRGEPASNRIRGLITTRSGATTVRSASVSTDGAHNDGRWHHLALRRGGGQLTLFLDGEAIGTADVPGSVSRNSPFGVHIGQRMDSRAFLTGAIDDVRVWKRALSDEELASGASGAAPRGTVLWLPMDRVSGSN, encoded by the coding sequence ATGCCGTCAAGTCTTCGCGCACGTCTGAGATGCACCCTGACAGCCGCCGTCGCCGCCGGGACGCTGCTCGCGCCCACCGCCCCGGTTGCGTACGGCCAACCCACCTCGAAATCAGCCGAGTTCGACCAGCAGGTGCTCTTCAAGGCCTCGCAGGACCCGGGCTACGCCTGCTTCCGGATCCCGGCGATCGTGCGCACCACCAGCGGCGCGCTGCTGGCGTTCGCCGAGGGGCGCGTCCTCAACTGCGGTGACGCGGCCGACATCGACATCGTCGTCAAGCGTTCCACCGACGGCGGCCGCACCTGGGGGCCGCTCCAGGTCGTCACCGAGGGTGCGGGCGACACCCACGGCAACCCGGCTCCCGTCGTGGACCGCGAAACCGGCCGGATCGTGCTGGCCGAGACGTACAACACCGGCCGCACGGACGCCGGCAACTGCACCGTCCCCTGCGACCGCACCCCGCACCTGCAGTACAGCGACGACGACGGCCGCACCTGGTCCAAGCCGCGCGATCTGAGCGACGAGATCCTGCCCGAGCACTGGAACTCCTGGTACGCGACCGGTCCCGTGCACGGCATCCAGCTGACCCGCGGCAAGCACGCCGGTCGGCTGGTGATCGGCGTCAACACCGAGACGTGGAACGGCAGCCGGGTCTCCGCCAACCATGCCGCGTTGGTCGTCAGCGACGACGGCGGTGACTCCTGGCGCGTCGGCGCCACGGACACCTGGCCCATAGGGCAGGACGGCGTGTTCCGGCAGAAGCCGTCCGAGGTGACGCTCACCGAACGCGCCGACGGCGCCCTGCTCGTCAGCGGCCGGGAGCAGGACGGCACCGACCTGGGCCACCGTTCCCAGACCGTCAGCACGGACGGCGGCGACAGCTTCGCCGGCCCGTTCCGTGACCTGCCCGGCCTGTACACCCCGCAGGTCCAGGGCGCGACCCTGCGCCTCGGCGACCGGATGCTGCTGTCCGCTCCGGCCGACCCCGACCGCCGCCGCACGATGATGGTCCGTTCCTCCTACGACGGCGGGCGCACCTGGGAGAGCGTGGACCGGGGCACGGTCGTCACCACGGACTGGTCCGGCTACTCCGACATGGCGGCCCTCGACGGCAGCACGGTGGGCCTGCTGTACGAGGGCGGCGCGGTCGACGCGCGCGACGAGATCCGCTTCGCCCGCTTCACCGAGGACTGGCTGAAGCCGCGCCGGGGCGCCGACCCGACCACACGCGACGCGGCGGCGGGCGCCAGACCCGCGGCGGTGCTCGGCGGTGCCCGGCGCACGGCCGGTGTCCGCGGCGGCGCGCTGGCCTTCGACGGCACCGACGACGCCGTACGGCTGCCCTACCGGTCCCGGCTCCCGCTCGGGGAAGGGGACTTCACGGCCTCGCTGCACGTCCGCTACACGGCCACGAGCGGCGAGCAGCCCTTCCTGTGGATGGGCGGCATCGGCACCACCCAGCCGCAGATCTGGCTGCGGGGAGAACCGGCGAGCAACCGGATCCGGGGTCTGATCACCACCCGTTCGGGCGCGACGACCGTCAGGTCCGCCTCGGTGTCGACCGACGGAGCCCACAACGACGGCCGCTGGCACCATCTGGCCCTGCGCCGCGGCGGAGGGCAGTTGACGCTCTTCCTCGACGGCGAGGCGATCGGCACCGCGGACGTGCCGGGCTCGGTCAGCCGCAACTCCCCGTTCGGGGTGCACATCGGCCAGCGCATGGACAGCCGGGCCTTCCTCACCGGGGCGATCGACGACGTCCGGGTGTGGAAACGGGCCCTGAGCGACGAGGAGTTGGCCTCCGGCGCCTCGGGCGCGGCGCCCCGGGGCACGGTGCTGTGGCTCCCCATGGACCGGGTGAGCGGCAGCAACTAA